The following proteins come from a genomic window of Pyxidicoccus sp. MSG2:
- a CDS encoding NAD-dependent malic enzyme: protein MKQYEKKYDAEGRPYLETSLPGLLLTRLPLLNKGTSFTREEREAFGLLGLLPTHVSSLEEQVTRAYANFKSFKTDLEKHVFLRALQDRSEVLFYALLDTHIQEMMPIIYTPTVAQAVEQFSRIYRFPRGLVVNPENIDRIDSLLEETPFPDVQLIVATDNEGILGIGDQGFGGLAICIGKLSLYTAAAGIDPAVTLPVELDVGTNRQDLLDDPLYLGVRMKRLEGQAYDDFIHRFVTALQRRFPRVLLQWEDFSKQKAFDVLERYQDVLPSLNDDIQGTGAVVLAGLLAASRRSQQPLTQQTFVIHGAGAGGVGVARQIVRGLQLQGLSAQAARERIFLIDSKGLILKDRKGLEPYKRELAQEPSRVAGWKVQGAIPSLLETVREAKVTVLLGLSGQRGAFGEEVVREVAKNTPYPVVFALSNPTANSEAVPADVYRWTDGRALVATGSPFDDVEYNGALYPVGQGNNAFIFPGLGLGVLTCRAKRVTDGMVTAAALALGEFVDAQRLAQGGLYPRMDRIHTASKQVAIAVIRQAVKEGVCGEPLPEDLEAHLEQRMWKPVFLPIHKAR from the coding sequence ATGAAACAATACGAGAAGAAGTACGACGCCGAGGGGCGCCCCTATCTGGAGACGTCCCTGCCGGGACTGCTGCTCACCCGCCTCCCGCTGCTCAACAAGGGCACGTCCTTCACGCGTGAGGAGCGCGAGGCCTTCGGCCTGCTGGGCCTGCTGCCCACGCACGTCTCCTCGCTGGAAGAGCAGGTGACGCGCGCCTACGCCAACTTCAAGTCCTTCAAGACGGACCTGGAGAAGCACGTCTTCCTGCGCGCACTGCAGGACCGCAGCGAGGTGCTCTTCTACGCGCTGCTCGACACGCACATCCAGGAGATGATGCCCATCATCTACACGCCCACGGTGGCGCAGGCGGTGGAGCAGTTCAGCCGCATCTACCGCTTCCCGCGCGGGCTCGTCGTCAACCCGGAGAACATCGACCGCATCGACTCGCTGCTGGAGGAGACGCCCTTCCCGGACGTGCAGCTCATCGTCGCCACGGACAACGAGGGCATCCTCGGCATTGGCGACCAGGGCTTCGGCGGGCTGGCCATCTGCATCGGCAAGCTGTCGCTGTACACGGCGGCCGCGGGCATCGACCCCGCCGTGACGCTGCCCGTGGAGCTGGACGTGGGCACCAACCGGCAGGACCTGCTGGACGACCCGCTGTACCTCGGCGTGCGGATGAAGCGCCTGGAGGGCCAGGCCTACGACGACTTCATCCACCGCTTCGTCACCGCGCTCCAGCGCCGCTTCCCGCGCGTGCTGTTGCAGTGGGAGGACTTCAGCAAGCAGAAGGCCTTCGACGTGCTGGAGCGCTACCAGGACGTGCTGCCCTCGCTCAACGACGACATCCAGGGCACGGGCGCGGTGGTGCTCGCGGGCCTGCTCGCGGCGTCCCGGCGCAGCCAGCAGCCGCTGACGCAGCAGACCTTCGTCATCCACGGCGCGGGCGCGGGCGGCGTGGGCGTGGCGCGGCAAATCGTGCGCGGCCTCCAGCTCCAGGGACTGAGCGCGCAGGCCGCGCGCGAGCGCATCTTCCTCATCGACTCCAAGGGGCTCATCCTCAAGGACCGCAAGGGGCTGGAGCCCTACAAGCGCGAATTGGCCCAGGAGCCGTCGCGCGTGGCGGGCTGGAAGGTGCAGGGCGCCATTCCCTCGCTGCTGGAGACGGTGCGCGAGGCGAAGGTGACGGTGCTGCTCGGGCTGTCCGGCCAGCGTGGCGCGTTCGGCGAGGAAGTCGTTCGCGAGGTGGCGAAGAACACGCCGTACCCGGTGGTGTTCGCGCTGTCGAATCCCACGGCCAACAGCGAAGCGGTCCCAGCAGACGTGTACCGCTGGACGGATGGCAGGGCGCTCGTCGCCACCGGCAGTCCCTTCGACGACGTGGAGTACAACGGCGCGCTGTACCCGGTGGGCCAGGGCAACAACGCGTTCATCTTCCCGGGCCTGGGGTTGGGCGTGCTCACCTGCCGCGCGAAGCGGGTGACGGATGGAATGGTCACCGCGGCGGCGCTCGCGCTCGGCGAGTTCGTGGACGCGCAGCGGCTGGCGCAGGGTGGCCTCTACCCGCGCATGGACCGCATCCACACCGCGAGCAAACAGGTAGCCATCGCGGTCATCCGCCAGGCGGTGAAGGAAGGCGTCTGCGGCGAGCCGCTCCCGGAGGACCTGGAGGCGCACCTGGAGCAGCGCATGTGGAAGCCGGTGTTCCTGCCCATCCACAAGGCGCGCTGA
- a CDS encoding efflux RND transporter permease subunit: MVRVERTLGAVAAHNHRRPALALLLAVVLAAVGAFFAKDLRLNANLVDLLPKSFESVQDLHALEQRFGALGWVAVVGEGGNAESLKRFADDLAPKLEALPGIRFVEVKRPGAFFRDRALYFLSEDDLKEVSRRLEARITWEKQRANPLYVDLLDEGPPSLDFSDLEQKYGGSAGQRLTTNGGDYYLDPDARRVVLLAKPDTTSADLGYSRRIIGEVRTLLDAQDVSKYGSDFRVNITGTFQKKLDQQAQISRDIAVSSAVALALMLLYLLFHFRSALAVGLVLTPVGAGLAWTYGLVAAVYGQVNLLTGFLGAILGGLGIEHGIHLLGRYLHLRGEGVSSEAATRESFTHTGGAALVSALVAALTFFVLGTSRFRAFREFGVIAGVGMLVLIAAYVLVLPALLGLACRWRWRPRLATAAPRHSPMGRVLVKHRVVITAVSAVLLAGLLTQVHRLGFDYDFRSLEDEGLPSFVLDREVNRIIGYSQTPVVVLADTPQQEQAMVHALQEAQRAHGKDSTIDFVASLSSLVPADQQAKQAVLQSLSKQLEDVPEERLSPQQREQLASLRREVKAQPFTQEDLPASVRQQFESRQGGAGGFVMVYPSVSLSDGKAVRALAREVRGVDPEGVQRSPIAGEAMVMADILDMVTHEGPLILGGATLAVLLAMWATLGGLRMALLCLAPTVVSLLALVGLMPLMGVEFNYLNILVVPVLIGTTVDAGVHLLTRLSSPSSDFVAVYSETGRAICGGLLTSAMGFGALFLADHPGLNSIGVVANLGFASNLLIMLVAFPALLLVLSERRLRLHRARRAQEKETTVAGPPGPKPATHTS, from the coding sequence ATGGTGCGTGTGGAGCGCACCCTGGGCGCCGTGGCCGCCCACAACCACCGCAGGCCCGCGCTGGCTTTGCTGCTGGCGGTGGTGCTGGCCGCGGTGGGCGCCTTCTTCGCCAAGGACCTGCGCCTCAACGCCAACCTGGTGGACCTGCTGCCGAAGTCGTTCGAGAGCGTGCAGGACCTGCACGCGCTGGAGCAGCGCTTCGGCGCGCTCGGCTGGGTGGCGGTGGTGGGCGAAGGTGGAAACGCCGAGTCCCTCAAGCGCTTCGCGGATGACCTGGCGCCGAAGTTGGAAGCGCTGCCCGGCATCCGCTTCGTGGAGGTGAAGCGGCCTGGCGCCTTCTTCCGCGACAGGGCGCTCTACTTCCTGTCCGAAGACGACTTGAAGGAAGTCTCCCGCCGGCTGGAGGCGCGCATCACCTGGGAGAAGCAGCGCGCCAATCCCCTCTACGTGGACCTGCTGGACGAGGGGCCGCCGTCGCTGGACTTCTCCGACCTGGAACAGAAGTACGGCGGCAGCGCGGGGCAGCGGCTGACCACCAACGGGGGCGACTACTACCTGGACCCGGACGCGCGCCGCGTGGTGCTGCTGGCCAAGCCGGACACCACCTCCGCGGACCTGGGGTACTCGCGCCGCATCATCGGCGAGGTGCGCACGCTGCTCGACGCGCAGGACGTGTCGAAGTACGGCTCCGACTTCCGCGTCAACATCACCGGCACCTTCCAGAAGAAGCTGGACCAGCAGGCGCAGATTTCGCGCGACATCGCGGTGTCGTCCGCGGTGGCGCTGGCGCTGATGCTCCTCTACCTCCTCTTCCACTTCCGCAGCGCCCTGGCCGTCGGACTGGTGCTGACACCGGTGGGCGCGGGCCTGGCGTGGACGTACGGGCTGGTGGCGGCGGTGTACGGGCAGGTGAATCTGCTCACCGGCTTCCTCGGCGCGATTCTGGGCGGCCTCGGCATCGAGCACGGCATCCACCTGTTGGGACGCTACCTGCACCTGCGCGGCGAGGGCGTGTCCTCGGAAGCTGCCACGCGCGAGTCCTTCACGCACACGGGCGGCGCGGCGCTGGTGTCCGCGCTGGTGGCGGCGCTCACCTTCTTCGTGCTGGGCACCTCGCGCTTCCGCGCGTTCCGTGAGTTCGGCGTCATCGCCGGCGTGGGCATGCTGGTGCTCATCGCCGCGTACGTGCTGGTGCTGCCCGCGCTGCTGGGGCTGGCGTGCCGCTGGAGGTGGCGACCCCGGCTCGCGACCGCCGCGCCCCGCCACTCGCCCATGGGCCGCGTGCTGGTGAAGCACCGGGTGGTCATCACCGCCGTGTCGGCCGTGCTGCTCGCGGGGCTGCTGACGCAGGTGCACAGGCTGGGCTTCGACTACGACTTCCGCTCGCTGGAGGACGAGGGCCTGCCCTCCTTCGTCCTGGACCGCGAGGTCAACCGCATCATCGGCTACTCGCAGACGCCGGTGGTGGTGCTCGCCGACACGCCCCAGCAGGAGCAGGCCATGGTGCACGCGCTCCAGGAGGCGCAGCGCGCACACGGCAAGGACTCCACCATCGACTTCGTGGCCTCGCTGTCGTCGCTCGTCCCGGCGGACCAGCAGGCGAAGCAGGCCGTGCTCCAAAGCCTGTCGAAGCAGCTGGAGGACGTCCCGGAGGAGCGCCTGTCGCCACAGCAGCGCGAGCAACTGGCGTCCCTGCGCCGCGAGGTCAAGGCGCAGCCCTTCACGCAGGAGGATCTCCCGGCCAGCGTGCGGCAGCAGTTCGAGAGCCGGCAGGGCGGCGCGGGCGGCTTCGTCATGGTGTACCCGTCGGTGAGCCTGTCGGACGGGAAGGCCGTCCGCGCGCTGGCGCGAGAGGTGCGCGGCGTGGACCCCGAGGGCGTCCAGCGCAGCCCCATCGCGGGTGAGGCGATGGTGATGGCGGACATCCTGGACATGGTGACGCACGAGGGGCCGCTCATCCTCGGCGGCGCGACGCTGGCGGTGCTGCTGGCCATGTGGGCCACGCTGGGCGGGCTGCGCATGGCGCTGTTGTGCCTGGCGCCCACGGTGGTGTCGCTGCTGGCGCTGGTGGGGTTGATGCCGCTGATGGGGGTGGAGTTCAACTACCTCAACATCCTCGTCGTCCCGGTGCTCATCGGCACCACGGTGGACGCGGGCGTGCACCTGCTGACGCGCCTGTCGTCGCCGAGCAGCGACTTCGTCGCGGTGTACTCGGAGACGGGACGGGCCATCTGCGGCGGCCTGCTGACGAGCGCGATGGGCTTCGGCGCGCTCTTCCTCGCGGACCACCCGGGCCTCAACTCCATTGGCGTGGTGGCCAACCTGGGCTTCGCCAGCAACCTGCTCATCATGCTGGTGGCCTTCCCGGCCCTGCTGCTGGTGCTCTCCGAGCGCCGGCTGCGGCTCCACCGGGCGCGCCGCGCGCAGGAGAAGGAAACGACGGTGGCGGGGCCTCCGGGCCCGAAGCCCGCCACGCACACGAGCTGA
- a CDS encoding efflux RND transporter permease subunit — protein sequence MDEKRWSERFEGAMGRLAARNHRRPLQALLLTLVLTVAGLFFARTLSLNADFVGLLPKNFPSVQDIDKLRKRFGGQGNVVVVGMGAEPEALKRFADDLAPKLGELSEIRYVSHQRPSAFFDEHALYYVDLPDLKTIQERIDARITWEKEQANPLFVRLDDAPPPSVDFTDIEQKYTGRANQRLSGQGDLYYLDTTERMVVLMAKPRGSAADLNYSKKVVGQVEDFLAKQDLSKYGPGFKTAVTGTFKKKIDQQRVIVSDLASASTLAMVLLLAYLAFHFRSALAVGLTMAPVLAGLAWTYGYVGLAYGQVNLLTGFLAAVLGGLGVEHGIHLLGRYGTLRSEGMTSEAAVAESFRHTGFSALISAMVAALTFLSLAMSEFRAFREFGVIAAVGMLVSVFSYVLILPALLGLASRFGWTPRVHESSAGPLGLLARWLPRSYRGVGLVVGAGVMVLVSQAYRVSFNYDSRSLEDYKQASAVLDQKVNNILGYSQTPVVVLTDSLDMEREVVRQLEARKAARGKDSTIDFVGALEDLVPRQQPEKQQVLQAIASRLGKLDPERLPQDTRATLTRALHMAAAKPFTQEQLPTSVRHQFESLDGSTGGVVLVYAGGVSLSDGEGTRRFAKEVRGLQMPDGSQVSAAGEALILADILDMVSREGPRILVAAVLSVLAAMWLTLGKLRTALICMLPTLLSVIGLVGLMSVLGLQFNYLNIMVLPVLIGTTVDAGVHLVQRLGEPGADFISVYGETGRAITGGLLTSAIGFVALILAKHPGLNSIGDLANLGFGINMVIVLLGFPSLLLMVERWRRRHGTTPETPEEPAPEA from the coding sequence ATGGATGAGAAGCGTTGGTCGGAGCGGTTCGAGGGGGCGATGGGTCGCCTGGCCGCACGGAACCACCGGCGGCCCCTTCAGGCCCTGCTGTTGACGCTGGTGCTGACGGTGGCGGGGCTCTTCTTCGCTCGGACGCTGTCGCTGAACGCGGACTTCGTGGGCCTGCTGCCCAAGAACTTCCCGTCCGTGCAGGACATCGACAAGCTGCGCAAGCGCTTCGGTGGCCAGGGCAACGTGGTGGTGGTGGGCATGGGCGCGGAGCCCGAGGCCCTCAAGCGCTTCGCGGACGACCTGGCGCCCAAGCTGGGGGAGCTGTCGGAGATCCGCTACGTGTCGCACCAGCGGCCGAGCGCCTTCTTCGACGAGCACGCGCTGTACTACGTCGACCTGCCGGACCTGAAGACCATCCAGGAGCGCATCGACGCGCGCATCACCTGGGAGAAGGAGCAGGCCAACCCGCTCTTCGTGCGGCTGGATGACGCGCCTCCGCCGTCCGTGGACTTCACCGACATCGAGCAGAAGTACACCGGCCGCGCCAACCAGCGCCTCTCCGGCCAGGGAGACCTGTACTACCTGGACACGACGGAGCGCATGGTGGTGCTGATGGCGAAGCCCCGGGGCAGCGCCGCCGACCTGAACTACTCGAAGAAGGTGGTGGGCCAGGTGGAGGACTTCCTGGCGAAGCAGGACCTGTCGAAGTACGGGCCGGGCTTCAAGACGGCGGTGACGGGCACCTTCAAGAAGAAGATCGACCAGCAGCGCGTCATCGTCAGTGACCTCGCGAGCGCGTCCACGCTGGCCATGGTGCTGCTGCTGGCCTACCTGGCCTTCCACTTCCGCAGCGCGCTGGCGGTGGGACTCACCATGGCGCCGGTGCTCGCGGGCCTGGCGTGGACGTACGGCTACGTGGGGCTGGCGTACGGGCAGGTGAATCTGCTCACGGGCTTCCTCGCGGCGGTGCTGGGCGGCCTGGGCGTGGAGCACGGCATCCACCTGTTGGGGCGCTACGGCACGCTGCGCTCGGAGGGGATGACGTCCGAGGCGGCGGTGGCGGAGTCCTTCCGGCACACCGGCTTCTCCGCGCTCATCTCCGCGATGGTGGCGGCGCTGACGTTCCTCTCGCTGGCCATGTCGGAGTTCCGAGCGTTCCGTGAGTTCGGTGTCATTGCCGCGGTGGGCATGCTGGTGAGCGTGTTCTCGTACGTGCTCATCCTGCCGGCGCTGCTGGGGCTGGCGTCGCGCTTCGGGTGGACGCCGCGGGTGCACGAGAGCTCGGCGGGGCCGCTGGGGCTGCTGGCGCGGTGGCTGCCGCGCTCGTACCGGGGCGTGGGGCTGGTGGTGGGCGCGGGCGTGATGGTGCTCGTGTCACAGGCGTACCGCGTGTCCTTCAACTACGACTCGCGCTCGCTGGAGGACTACAAGCAGGCGTCGGCGGTGCTGGACCAGAAGGTGAACAACATTCTCGGCTACTCGCAGACGCCGGTGGTGGTGCTGACGGACTCGCTGGACATGGAGCGCGAGGTGGTGCGCCAGTTGGAGGCGCGCAAGGCGGCGCGGGGCAAGGACTCCACCATCGACTTCGTGGGTGCGCTGGAGGACCTGGTGCCGCGGCAGCAGCCGGAGAAGCAGCAGGTGCTCCAGGCGATTGCGTCCAGGCTGGGCAAGCTGGACCCGGAGCGGCTGCCCCAGGACACGCGCGCCACGCTGACGCGGGCGCTGCACATGGCGGCGGCGAAGCCCTTCACGCAGGAGCAGCTGCCCACGAGCGTGCGCCACCAGTTCGAGAGCCTGGATGGGAGCACGGGCGGCGTGGTGCTGGTGTATGCGGGCGGCGTGAGTCTGTCGGACGGTGAGGGCACGCGGCGCTTCGCGAAGGAGGTGCGCGGCCTGCAGATGCCGGACGGCAGCCAGGTGTCCGCGGCGGGCGAGGCGCTCATCCTGGCGGACATCCTGGACATGGTGTCGCGCGAGGGTCCGCGCATCCTGGTGGCGGCGGTGCTGAGCGTGCTCGCGGCGATGTGGCTGACGCTGGGCAAGCTGCGCACGGCGCTCATCTGCATGCTGCCCACGCTGCTGTCCGTCATCGGGCTGGTGGGCCTGATGTCGGTGCTGGGCCTGCAGTTCAACTACCTGAACATCATGGTGCTGCCGGTGCTGATTGGCACCACGGTGGACGCGGGCGTGCACCTGGTGCAGCGGCTGGGCGAGCCGGGCGCGGACTTCATCTCCGTGTATGGCGAGACGGGCCGGGCGATTACGGGCGGCCTGCTGACGAGCGCGATTGGCTTCGTGGCGCTGATTCTCGCGAAGCACCCGGGCCTCAACTCGATTGGTGACCTGGCCAACCTGGGCTTCGGCATCAACATGGTCATCGTGCTGCTGGGCTTCCCGTCGCTGCTGCTGATGGTGGAGCGCTGGCGGCGCCGGCACGGCACCACGCCGGAGACGCCCGAGGAGCCCGCGCCCGAGGCGTGA
- the glgX gene encoding glycogen debranching protein GlgX — protein sequence MSREVWPGKPWPRGATFDGTGVNFAVFSSVATKVEVCLYDSANPSKETDRFELHEVTDNVFHGYVPGLEPGTLYGLRVHGPYEPTRGHRCNPHKLLVDPYAKALYGDVDWRQPVFGYPLGNAQQDLAKDERDSAAGMPKSVVVSDFFDWGNDRRPDVPWRKTVLYEAHVRGLTMRHPGVPEHLRGTYAGLGSPAVIDHLKALGVTSVELLPVHAFADDSFLNDKKLSNFWGYNTLGYFAPEQYYASRKTPGAAVAEFKAMVRDLHAAGIEVILDVVYNHTCEGNHLGPTLSLKGIDNAAYYWLMPEKRHYLDFTGCGNSVNASNPNTARLIIDSLRYWVNEMHVDGFRFDLAPVLGRTGEGGFDRNSALFQIIHQDPVLARTKLIAEPWDVGLGGYQVGGFPAPWREWNGKYRDALRRYWKGDENLAGEMGYRLTGNADLYAEARRKPQASINFVTAHDGFTLHDLVTYSHKHNEANGEHNRDGADDNQSWNCGVEGETDKADVVALRERQKRNLLASLFLSTGVPMIVAGDEMGRTQKGNNNAYCQDNDLSYVDWNLDERRQKLLAFTRKLIQFRHGQPVLQRRRFFKGAHLWDSEHKDLTWFRPDGTEMGADDWQKPFTRSLAFLLGGDAIPTPDERGQRIYGDALLVLLNSHHEPVSFKLPPAAAGQRWELELYTADDQRGGEPAPGKFEATGRSLAVFRQVGG from the coding sequence ATGAGTAGGGAGGTCTGGCCGGGCAAGCCCTGGCCACGTGGTGCGACGTTCGACGGCACCGGAGTCAACTTCGCCGTCTTCTCCTCGGTGGCGACCAAGGTGGAGGTCTGTCTCTACGACTCCGCCAACCCATCGAAGGAAACCGACCGCTTCGAGCTGCACGAGGTGACGGACAACGTCTTCCACGGCTACGTGCCGGGCCTGGAGCCGGGGACGCTGTATGGCCTGCGCGTGCACGGCCCGTACGAGCCGACCAGGGGACATCGTTGCAACCCCCACAAGCTGCTGGTGGACCCGTACGCCAAGGCGCTCTACGGCGACGTGGACTGGCGCCAGCCCGTCTTCGGCTATCCGCTGGGCAACGCGCAGCAGGACCTGGCGAAGGACGAGCGGGACAGCGCCGCCGGCATGCCCAAGAGCGTGGTGGTGAGCGACTTCTTCGACTGGGGCAATGACAGACGTCCGGACGTGCCCTGGCGCAAGACGGTGCTGTACGAGGCCCACGTGCGCGGCCTCACCATGCGCCACCCCGGCGTGCCCGAGCACCTGCGCGGCACCTACGCGGGCCTGGGCTCGCCGGCCGTCATCGACCACCTGAAGGCGCTGGGCGTCACGTCGGTGGAGCTCCTGCCGGTGCACGCCTTCGCGGACGACTCGTTCCTCAACGACAAGAAGCTGTCCAACTTCTGGGGCTACAACACCCTCGGCTACTTCGCGCCGGAGCAGTACTACGCCAGCCGCAAGACGCCCGGCGCCGCGGTGGCCGAGTTCAAGGCCATGGTGAGGGACCTGCACGCGGCCGGCATCGAGGTCATCCTCGACGTCGTCTACAACCACACGTGCGAGGGCAACCACCTGGGGCCCACGCTGTCGCTCAAGGGCATCGACAACGCGGCCTACTACTGGCTCATGCCAGAGAAGCGCCACTATCTGGACTTCACCGGGTGCGGCAACAGCGTCAACGCGTCCAACCCGAATACGGCGCGGCTGATTATCGACAGCCTGCGCTACTGGGTGAACGAGATGCACGTGGACGGGTTCCGCTTCGACCTGGCCCCGGTGCTCGGGCGCACGGGCGAGGGCGGCTTCGACCGGAACTCGGCGCTGTTCCAAATCATCCACCAGGACCCGGTGCTGGCGCGCACGAAGCTGATTGCGGAGCCGTGGGACGTGGGGCTCGGCGGCTACCAGGTGGGCGGCTTCCCCGCGCCGTGGCGCGAGTGGAACGGCAAGTACCGGGACGCGCTGCGCCGCTACTGGAAGGGCGACGAGAATCTCGCGGGCGAGATGGGCTACCGGCTCACGGGCAACGCGGACCTGTACGCGGAGGCGCGGCGCAAGCCGCAGGCGAGCATCAACTTCGTCACCGCGCACGACGGCTTCACGCTGCACGACCTGGTGACGTACAGCCACAAGCACAACGAGGCCAACGGCGAGCACAACCGCGACGGCGCGGACGACAACCAGTCCTGGAACTGCGGCGTGGAGGGCGAGACGGACAAGGCCGACGTCGTGGCCCTGCGCGAGCGGCAGAAGCGCAACCTCCTGGCGTCCCTCTTCCTGTCCACCGGCGTCCCGATGATTGTCGCGGGCGACGAGATGGGCCGCACGCAGAAGGGCAACAACAACGCGTACTGCCAGGACAACGACTTGTCCTACGTGGACTGGAATCTGGACGAGCGGCGCCAGAAGCTGCTCGCCTTCACGCGCAAGCTCATCCAGTTCCGGCACGGGCAGCCGGTGTTGCAGCGCCGCCGCTTCTTCAAGGGCGCGCACCTGTGGGACTCGGAGCACAAGGATTTGACGTGGTTCCGGCCGGACGGGACGGAGATGGGCGCGGACGACTGGCAGAAGCCCTTCACGCGCTCGCTGGCGTTCCTCCTGGGAGGCGACGCGATTCCGACACCGGACGAGCGCGGACAGCGCATCTACGGCGACGCGCTGCTGGTGCTGCTCAACTCGCACCACGAGCCGGTGTCCTTCAAGCTGCCTCCGGCGGCCGCCGGGCAGCGGTGGGAATTGGAGCTGTACACGGCGGATGACCAGCGTGGCGGAGAGCCGGCGCCCGGGAAGTTCGAGGCGACGGGCCGCTCGCTCGCGGTGTTCCGGCAGGTGGGAGGCTGA
- a CDS encoding MOSC domain-containing protein, translating to MYILSLRVGLPRELGTATAASPMERPWTSAIIKEPVPGPLWLSRTGLAGDGQADLTVHGGFEKAVLAYPFSHYLFWCERLGRSDVGAGAFGENWTLSPGSEDTVCIGDVLRVGGARVQVSQPRQPCWKPARRWGRKDLALLIQETGRTGWYFRVLEEGPVSEGDALELLERPFPAFTIAFANHAMHGHAPDAAAALADCELLAPGWRESLRRRARGTRGDDRPRLQGPNTAD from the coding sequence ATGTACATCCTCTCGCTGCGCGTGGGCCTGCCCCGCGAGCTGGGCACGGCCACAGCCGCATCGCCGATGGAGCGGCCGTGGACGAGCGCCATCATCAAGGAGCCGGTGCCCGGGCCGCTGTGGCTGTCCCGCACCGGCCTGGCCGGGGACGGGCAGGCGGACCTCACGGTCCACGGCGGCTTCGAGAAGGCCGTGCTCGCCTACCCCTTCTCGCACTACCTCTTCTGGTGCGAGCGCCTGGGGCGCAGCGACGTGGGCGCGGGTGCCTTCGGCGAGAACTGGACCCTCTCCCCCGGCTCGGAGGACACCGTCTGCATCGGTGACGTGCTGCGCGTGGGCGGCGCCCGCGTGCAGGTGTCCCAGCCGCGCCAGCCGTGCTGGAAGCCCGCGCGCCGCTGGGGACGCAAGGACCTGGCGCTGCTCATCCAGGAGACGGGCCGCACCGGCTGGTACTTCCGCGTGCTGGAGGAAGGTCCCGTGAGCGAGGGCGACGCGCTGGAGCTCCTCGAGCGCCCCTTCCCCGCCTTCACCATCGCCTTCGCCAACCACGCCATGCACGGCCACGCGCCAGACGCCGCGGCCGCGCTGGCCGACTGCGAGCTGCTGGCCCCCGGCTGGCGCGAGTCCCTGCGCCGCCGCGCGCGGGGCACCCGGGGTGATGACCGCCCCAGGCTGCAGGGCCCCAACACCGCTGACTGA
- a CDS encoding zinc ribbon domain-containing protein, translating into MSMIQFTRNYTDRSNDYGFQFEFFCDKCGNGHMSPFIASKVGVATGILRAAGSFFGGTIGRAAHAGTHLKDALRGQGWDEAYAEAVEEGRKHFKNCTRCGKWVCPKSCWNETRSLCEACAPDLAEEAASIQAHVAVEQAREKARKVDQVASLDVTATRVAACPHCSAKVEGGKFCLECGKPLAVQKVGCGKCGQEIPERAKFCPECGTPRSG; encoded by the coding sequence ATGTCGATGATTCAGTTCACCCGGAACTACACGGACCGCTCGAACGACTACGGCTTCCAGTTCGAGTTCTTCTGCGACAAGTGCGGCAACGGGCACATGTCGCCGTTCATCGCGAGCAAGGTGGGCGTGGCCACGGGGATTCTCCGCGCGGCGGGCTCGTTCTTCGGCGGGACGATTGGGCGCGCGGCGCACGCGGGCACGCACCTGAAGGACGCGCTGCGCGGCCAGGGCTGGGACGAGGCCTACGCGGAGGCGGTGGAGGAAGGGCGCAAGCACTTCAAGAACTGCACGCGGTGCGGGAAGTGGGTGTGTCCGAAGTCGTGCTGGAACGAGACGCGCAGCCTGTGTGAGGCGTGTGCGCCGGACCTCGCGGAGGAGGCGGCCTCCATCCAGGCGCACGTGGCGGTGGAGCAGGCGCGGGAGAAGGCGCGCAAGGTGGACCAGGTCGCGTCGCTCGACGTGACGGCGACGCGCGTGGCGGCCTGCCCGCACTGCAGTGCGAAGGTGGAGGGCGGGAAGTTCTGCCTCGAGTGCGGCAAGCCACTGGCGGTGCAGAAGGTGGGCTGCGGCAAGTGCGGTCAGGAGATTCCCGAGCGCGCGAAGTTCTGCCCGGAGTGCGGCACGCCCCGGAGCGGGTGA
- a CDS encoding Erp protein translates to MAKHMKRGWLWAGALAGTLALGTACSATETPVTLAQATPSTGQTGTSTGTATGVPPQDTTAPGAAGTSTGTTTAPGTTGTGMGGSGTGGTTSVTGTDAGVGMGGSGSGTTPGLNPNPSDSTSTFQPPTGGSVIDAGTGF, encoded by the coding sequence ATGGCGAAGCACATGAAGCGGGGTTGGTTGTGGGCAGGCGCACTGGCGGGGACCCTGGCGCTGGGCACGGCGTGCAGCGCGACGGAGACGCCGGTGACACTGGCGCAGGCGACGCCGAGCACGGGACAGACGGGCACCAGCACGGGTACCGCCACCGGCGTCCCGCCGCAGGACACGACGGCGCCGGGCGCGGCGGGCACTTCGACGGGCACCACCACGGCACCAGGGACGACGGGGACGGGGATGGGCGGCTCGGGTACCGGCGGCACCACGTCGGTGACGGGCACGGACGCGGGTGTGGGCATGGGCGGCTCCGGCTCCGGGACGACGCCGGGGCTGAACCCGAATCCCAGCGACTCGACCAGCACGTTCCAGCCGCCCACCGGTGGCTCCGTCATCGACGCCGGCACCGGGTTCTAG